The Canis lupus dingo isolate Sandy chromosome 11, ASM325472v2, whole genome shotgun sequence genome includes a region encoding these proteins:
- the LOC112649766 gene encoding lipocalin Can f 6.0101, with amino-acid sequence MKLLLLCLGLILVHAHEEENDVVKGNFDISKISGDWYSILLASDIKEKIEENGSMRVFVKDIEVLSNSSLIFTMHTKVNGKCTKISLICNKTEKDGEYDVVHDGYNLFRIIETAYEDYIIFHLNNVNQEQEFQLMELYGRKPDVSPKVKEKFVRYCQGMEIPKENILDLTQVDRCLQARQSEAAQVSSAE; translated from the exons ATGAAGCTGCTGTTGCTGTGTCTGGGGCTGATTCTAGTCCATGCCCACGAGGAAGAAAACGATGTTGTGAAAGGAAACTTCGATATTTCAAAG ATTTCGGGAGATTGGTATTCCATTCTCTTGGCCTCAGATATCAaggaaaagatagaagaaaatggCAGCATGAGGGTTTTTGTGAAAGACATTGAAGTCCTGAGCAACTCTTCTCTGATCTTTACAATGCATACAAA AGTGAATGGGAAGTGTACTAAAATTTCTCTGATTTgtaacaaaacagaaaaggatgGTGAATATGATGTTGTGc ATGATGGATacaatttatttagaataattgAAACAGCCTATGAGGACTATATTATATTTCATCTTAATAATGTCAACCAGGAACAGGAATTCCAACTGATGGAGCTCTATG GCCGAAAACCAGATGTGAGTCCAAAAGTCAAGGAAAAGTTTGTGAGATATTGCCAAGGAATGGAAATTCCTAAGGAAAACATACTTGACCTGACCCAAGTTG ATCGCTGTCTCCAGGCCCGACAGAGCGAAgcagcccaggtctccag tGCTGAGTGA